A window of Cyclopterus lumpus isolate fCycLum1 chromosome 14, fCycLum1.pri, whole genome shotgun sequence contains these coding sequences:
- the grk1b gene encoding rhodopsin kinase GRK1b, protein MDIGGLETVVANSAYVSARGSLDGTAAASMRDKKMRARVKLPHIRDCEHMKTSVDATFDSMCVKQPVGKRLFQQFLESDPSHKNAVELWKDIEDYTICQETERVQKAQNVVNKYYKSTSKSLCSFLEEKAVARVVEDFKNARGDLFKESEQQLLKHLEEKATDGFKDSVFFLRFVQFKWLESQPFDEEWFMDFRVLGKGGFGEVFACQAKATGKMYANKKLEKKRLKKRKGYEGAIVEKRILAKVHSRFIVTLAYAFQTKTDLCLVMTIMNGGDLRFHMYNVDEKNPGFDEKRTCFYTAQIICGLEHLHQHRIVYRDLKPENVLLDDAGHVRLSDLGLAVELPPGTDTTTGYAGTPGFMAPELLEKKQYDYSVDYFTLGVTVFEMIAAKGPFRVRGEKVENDEVARRILNDPVSYTPNFSAACKDLCEGLMQKDPSKRLGFKNNECEELKNQPFFKEINWGRLEAGMLPPPFVPDPKMVYAKDIDDVGAFSSIKGLVLDNKDTEFYNDFSSGNVPIPWQDEMIETGVFGEMNIWGDNGKLPNDLDPNYVEAKGGGCVLL, encoded by the exons ATGGACATCGGTGGTTTGGAGACGGTGGTGGCAAACTCGGCCTACGTTTCGGCTCGCGGCAGCTTGGACGGAACGGCAGCGGCGTCCATGCGGGACAAGAAGATGCGTGCCAGGGTGAAGCTCCCACACATCAGAGATTGTGAACATATGAAAACATCTGTCGACGCCACTTTTGACAGCATGTGTGTCAAACAGCCCGTCGGCAAGCGCCTGTTCCAGCAGTTTCTGGAGAGTGACCCGAGCCATAAAAATGCTGTAGAGTTGTGGAAAGACATCGAAGACTACACCATATGTCAAGAAACAGAGAGGGTGCAGAAGGCTCAGAATGTTGTCAATAAATACTATAAGTCAACTTCAAAGAGTTTGTGCagcttcttggaagagaaggcCGTCGCTCGAGTGGTTGAGGACTTCAAGAACGCCCGTGGTGACCTGTTTAAAGAGAGCGAGCAGCAGCTTCTCAAGCACCTGGAGGAGAAGGCCACCGATGGCTTCAAGGACAGCGTGTTCTTCCTGCGTTTCGTTCAGTTCAAGTGGCTGGAGAGCCAGCCCTTTGACGAGGAGTGGTTCATGGACTTCAGGGTCCTGGGGAAAGGAGGCTTTGGGGAAGTGTTTGCTTGTCAGGCGAAGGCAACGGGCAAAATGTACGCCAACAAGAAGTTGGAAAAAAAGAGGCTGAAGAAGCGCAAAGGCTACGAG GGAGCAATTGTGGAGAAACGCATCCTCGCAAAAGTTCACAGCCGCTTTATTGTGACGCTGGCTTACGCCTTCCAGACCAAGACTGACCTCTGCCTAGTCATGACCATCATGAATGGTGGAGACCTCAG GTTTCATATGTACAATGTGGATGAGAAGAATCCTGGCTTTGATGAGAAGAGAACATGTTTCTACACAGCTCAGATCATCTGTGGGCTGGAGCACCTCCACCAGCACAGGATCGTCTACAGAGACCTGAAACCAGAGAACGTGCTGCTGGATGACGCAG GACACGTCCGCCTGTCAGATTTGGGTCTGGCTGTTGAACTTCCACCTGGAACAGACACAACGACTGGATATGCAGGAACTCCAG GCTTCATGGCTCCTGAGCTGCTGGAAAAGAAGCAGTATGACTACTCGGTGGACTATTTTACGCTGGGAGTCACCGTTTTTGAGATGATCGCCGCCAAAGGGCCCTTTAGGGTACGAGGAGAGAAG GTTGAGAACGACGAGGTCGCTCGCAGAATCTTGAACGATCCAGTTTCATATACACCAAACTTCAGCGCAGCATGCAAGGATCTTTGTGAAGGCCTGATGCAAAAGGACCCATCAAAACGCCTCGGGTTCAAAAACAATGAGTGTGAAGAGCTCAAGAATCAGCCATTCTTTAAAGAAATAAACTGGGGCCGTCTGGAAGCAG GTATGCTCCCGCCGCCATTTGTCCCCGATCCTAAGATGGTCTACGCCAAAGACATCGATGACGTGGGCGCCTTCAGCTCGATCAAAGGCCTCGTCCTGGACAACAAGGACACCGAGTTCTACAATGACTTTTCTTCTGGTAACGTGCCGATCCCTTGGCAGGACGAGATGATCGAAACAGGTGTGTTTGGAGAGATGAATATCTGGGGAGACAACGGCAAGCTGCCCAATGACCTCGATCCTAACTATGTCGAGGCCAAAGGCGGAGGATGTGTGCTCCTCTGA